One window from the genome of Methanococcoides sp. AM1 encodes:
- the pyk gene encoding pyruvate kinase, which produces MKLPDHKTKIVCTIGPASSSEEMLRKLILNGMNVARINFSHGDFESHGKVIRTIKKLRQELDVVVSIMADLPGPKIRVGQLQDEPLTLQKGDKVKLTTDKIVGSGNLIPVDFDKLPYCIAKTSNVYLNDGFIQMKCSGVCNNEAECEVVVGGLLSSHKGVNLPETDLLLDPVTERDLDIVDFALGEGVNCFSVSFIERGSDIQKVRYHAEKQGHSVFLVAKIERSQTLKNIDGILDMTDGLMVARGDLGVEIPIEEVPIVQKELIHKANLRGIPVITATHMLESMTENIRPTRAEATDVANAILDGTDAVMLSGETAVGKYPVETVSTMVNIAKKTETWRTRKGFGLDLIRKGIDETTMNISDVISLQVHEAINRLPIKYVVIPTYSGGTPRRISRFKPDEWIIAMSHLDLTCEQLAYSYGVYPIKVMDGSEGLEEKINNTMRSKDIGKSGDMIVLTQGHEGGTNLLKIIQLTE; this is translated from the coding sequence ATGAAGCTGCCGGATCACAAGACCAAGATAGTATGCACCATCGGACCTGCATCTTCTTCGGAAGAAATGCTACGTAAGCTTATACTGAACGGGATGAACGTTGCGAGGATCAACTTTTCCCATGGCGACTTTGAAAGCCATGGAAAGGTCATCCGTACGATCAAAAAACTACGTCAGGAGCTGGATGTTGTTGTTTCTATTATGGCCGATCTCCCAGGTCCGAAGATCCGTGTAGGTCAGCTTCAGGATGAGCCCCTAACCCTGCAGAAAGGGGATAAAGTAAAACTGACCACTGATAAGATAGTAGGTTCAGGCAATCTGATACCTGTTGATTTTGATAAGCTTCCTTACTGTATTGCAAAGACCTCAAACGTTTATTTAAATGATGGTTTCATCCAGATGAAATGTAGTGGTGTCTGCAACAATGAAGCTGAATGTGAGGTCGTTGTCGGGGGTCTGCTTTCTTCTCATAAAGGCGTAAACCTGCCCGAAACCGACCTTTTACTTGACCCTGTTACAGAAAGGGACCTTGATATCGTGGATTTTGCATTGGGTGAGGGAGTCAATTGTTTTAGCGTATCATTCATTGAGCGGGGTTCAGATATACAGAAGGTAAGGTACCATGCTGAGAAACAGGGTCATTCTGTTTTCCTTGTAGCAAAGATAGAGAGAAGTCAGACCCTGAAGAACATTGATGGCATACTGGATATGACCGACGGTCTGATGGTTGCACGTGGCGATCTTGGGGTAGAAATACCTATAGAGGAAGTTCCGATCGTCCAGAAGGAGCTGATCCATAAAGCAAATCTTCGCGGGATCCCGGTGATAACTGCAACTCATATGCTTGAGTCAATGACCGAAAATATCAGGCCAACACGCGCAGAAGCGACCGATGTGGCAAATGCTATCCTTGACGGAACCGACGCTGTAATGTTATCCGGTGAAACAGCGGTTGGAAAATATCCGGTAGAGACCGTTAGTACAATGGTCAATATTGCAAAGAAGACCGAAACGTGGCGTACAAGGAAAGGCTTTGGTCTTGACCTTATCAGAAAAGGTATCGATGAGACCACTATGAACATCAGTGATGTTATTTCACTTCAGGTACATGAAGCGATCAACAGGCTTCCTATAAAGTATGTTGTAATACCCACATATTCCGGTGGCACTCCAAGACGCATCTCAAGATTCAAGCCAGATGAATGGATAATTGCAATGAGCCACCTCGACCTGACCTGTGAACAACTAGCCTATTCGTATGGCGTATATCCTATCAAAGTAATGGATGGGTCTGAAGGCCTTGAAGAGAAGATCAACAATACAATGAGATCAAAGGACATAGGAAAATCCGGCGATATGATCGTCCTGACCCAGGGTCATGAAGGCGGTACGAATCTTCTGAAGATCATCCAACTGACTGAATGA
- a CDS encoding (Fe-S)-binding protein yields the protein MDEDLLAVDYCIDCGKCYDVCHISKVTDNKYTPRSKIMLLQKLLDGDELDQEEINDIYLSTRCGACDDVCPMNIPITDIIQRERDLLVKQGKEPARTTQICRNILESGSPGRKDASVRNSWATNDLGLEDSSDVAYMAGCWIAFAHQDIARSTIKLLNAGGIVPRAIPEEKCCGLFLIDNGHLEEAKEYAKEYVEYLESLGIKKVIASCPGCYTVLKEEYPKLFREPEFEVIYSLSLFDQLIDEGKLTPKNLNKTVSVRDACAIMEMSDIPRKILSSMGVEVREMFDRKTACCGGPAGVKPNFPEISSKVAMLTIEHFKDAPDGTVSYCPFCYHHLENVCHEKNVEIDMQDISLLLLQSIL from the coding sequence ATGGATGAAGACCTGCTTGCTGTGGATTATTGTATCGATTGTGGAAAGTGTTATGATGTCTGCCATATTTCAAAAGTTACAGACAACAAGTATACGCCAAGATCGAAGATAATGCTTCTCCAGAAGCTGCTCGATGGGGATGAGCTTGATCAGGAAGAAATTAATGATATTTATCTTTCAACCCGCTGCGGTGCCTGTGATGATGTCTGTCCCATGAATATTCCTATCACCGATATTATCCAGAGAGAAAGGGATCTACTGGTAAAACAGGGAAAGGAACCTGCCAGAACCACACAGATATGCAGGAACATTCTCGAGTCAGGAAGCCCGGGAAGGAAAGATGCTTCAGTTCGAAACTCCTGGGCCACGAATGATCTTGGGCTTGAAGATAGCTCGGATGTAGCCTACATGGCAGGCTGCTGGATAGCATTTGCACATCAGGATATTGCACGCTCCACTATTAAGCTACTCAATGCAGGAGGAATAGTACCAAGAGCAATTCCGGAAGAGAAATGCTGTGGTCTTTTCCTGATAGACAATGGTCATCTTGAAGAAGCTAAGGAATATGCAAAAGAGTATGTTGAATATCTCGAATCCCTCGGAATAAAAAAGGTCATTGCTTCATGTCCGGGATGCTATACGGTACTTAAGGAAGAATATCCTAAGCTCTTCCGTGAACCCGAATTTGAAGTGATATATTCACTTTCACTTTTCGATCAGCTCATTGATGAGGGGAAACTTACTCCAAAGAATCTGAACAAGACTGTATCTGTAAGGGATGCCTGTGCTATCATGGAAATGTCCGATATCCCCAGGAAGATCCTTTCCTCAATGGGGGTTGAGGTCAGGGAAATGTTCGACAGGAAAACTGCCTGCTGTGGCGGTCCTGCCGGTGTGAAACCAAATTTCCCGGAAATTTCATCAAAGGTTGCAATGCTTACCATTGAACATTTCAAAGATGCACCTGATGGTACTGTGTCCTACTGTCCTTTCTGTTACCATCATCTGGAAAATGTGTGCCATGAAAAAAATGTAGAGATCGATATGCAGGACATCTCACTACTGCTTTTGCAGAGCATACTTTAA
- a CDS encoding GntP family permease: MESLLIFIFIIIFISVLTIRFHVTPFLTLIAAAFIFGILNGMTEWLVQYVTGGAGRIFSLLGIPIYCGAVIAQILRHGHFIEKIVDDVRRTIKAPDMAAGIVGYLLSIPLMCCLTAYVVMLPLIEQMEKEHSSNGRLFYMAAFGSVLSFVLILPLPVVYSMSTTFGVPGSESFGINLITVPLSLFLLSIGYVVSKRLSKGQQHPVPELEGLVEPVMLSLPRWKVWLPIALPVVLITIGYLFSPLSAISDVNIALVISVFASLLLVSEGPRRLALEKGTKNAGIILFDLCGAGALGFVISASSFPDEVFALISGILPVVVIPFVLAVLIQTAQGSRVVTAVITATILAGTDIVASIPTIPLILMISAGTLIVSYVSDPYFWLIQRSTGDSIPTVVRRFTLPLAGAGVLIFCCAMVFFMLG, encoded by the coding sequence ATGGAATCACTGCTCATCTTTATATTTATTATTATTTTCATCAGCGTCCTCACGATCAGGTTCCATGTCACTCCCTTCCTGACCCTTATAGCAGCTGCATTCATATTTGGAATACTCAATGGAATGACCGAATGGCTGGTACAGTATGTAACCGGGGGTGCCGGTCGTATCTTCTCCCTCCTGGGGATCCCCATCTATTGCGGAGCAGTGATAGCCCAGATCCTGAGACATGGTCATTTCATTGAGAAGATCGTGGACGATGTGAGGCGAACCATCAAAGCTCCTGATATGGCTGCAGGAATTGTAGGTTACCTTCTTTCCATTCCACTCATGTGCTGTCTTACTGCATATGTGGTGATGCTTCCGCTTATTGAACAGATGGAGAAGGAACATTCATCAAATGGAAGACTTTTCTACATGGCAGCTTTCGGAAGTGTGCTTTCATTCGTACTCATCTTACCATTGCCTGTTGTTTACAGCATGAGCACAACCTTTGGAGTCCCGGGATCTGAGAGTTTCGGCATTAATCTCATAACTGTTCCTCTTTCCCTGTTCCTGCTCAGTATCGGTTATGTTGTCTCGAAAAGACTTAGCAAAGGCCAACAGCACCCGGTTCCGGAATTAGAAGGACTTGTAGAGCCGGTTATGCTTTCCCTGCCTCGCTGGAAGGTCTGGCTGCCCATAGCACTGCCTGTTGTACTGATAACCATCGGTTATCTGTTCTCCCCGCTTTCAGCAATTAGTGATGTGAACATTGCTCTTGTTATCTCCGTGTTCGCTTCACTTCTGCTGGTAAGCGAAGGGCCTCGCAGGCTCGCACTTGAGAAAGGGACAAAGAATGCAGGTATCATACTCTTCGACCTTTGCGGTGCAGGGGCCCTTGGTTTCGTAATATCCGCAAGCAGTTTCCCGGATGAGGTATTTGCCCTGATATCAGGTATTCTTCCGGTAGTAGTAATTCCGTTCGTACTTGCAGTCCTTATACAGACGGCTCAGGGTTCCCGTGTGGTGACAGCAGTCATTACGGCAACCATTCTCGCCGGTACAGACATTGTTGCTTCTATACCAACAATTCCTCTCATACTGATGATCTCAGCTGGCACACTGATCGTTTCATACGTCAGCGATCCTTATTTCTGGCTGATACAGCGCTCCACAGGAGATTCAATACCCACTGTCGTTCGCAGGTTCACGCTTCCTCTTGCTGGTGCAGGAGTTCTGATCTTCTGCTGTGCCATGGTGTTTTTCATGCTTGGGTAA
- a CDS encoding O-acetyl-ADP-ribose deacetylase, protein MLSDRIVVTKGDIVELNVDAIINAANNSLLGGGGVDGAIHSAAGPELLEECKRLKGCPTGEAKITSGYDLPAKWVIHTVGPIWRGGTYGEDEMLARCYRNSLKVAVRNGVRTIAFPSISTGAYGFPVERASRIAVNEIAGFLGKNSSIEKVLIICFNDRAFDSYSRALEE, encoded by the coding sequence ATGCTTTCGGACAGGATAGTAGTTACCAAAGGTGATATTGTAGAACTGAATGTTGATGCAATCATTAATGCTGCCAACAATTCCCTTTTGGGAGGTGGCGGAGTGGATGGTGCCATACATTCAGCAGCAGGTCCTGAGCTTCTTGAAGAATGCAAAAGACTGAAAGGCTGTCCCACGGGAGAAGCAAAGATCACCTCCGGTTATGATCTTCCTGCAAAATGGGTAATACATACCGTTGGTCCGATCTGGAGGGGAGGAACTTACGGGGAAGATGAGATGCTGGCTCGCTGTTATCGTAATAGCCTGAAAGTAGCGGTAAGGAATGGTGTGAGGACGATAGCCTTTCCTTCAATAAGCACAGGTGCATATGGTTTTCCTGTAGAAAGAGCTTCTAGGATAGCAGTAAATGAGATCGCTGGTTTTCTTGGGAAGAACAGCTCTATAGAGAAAGTTCTGATAATTTGTTTTAATGACAGAGCATTTGATAGCTATTCACGTGCTCTTGAGGAATAG
- a CDS encoding DUF4064 domain-containing protein: MNTKVETALGVIGGSLGVLASAFIFYIVLAGIWPGGGSITYASPEDFGFMVVFGIVTLIVGLVGIAGGIIAKSDMKKGGKLMLISGILGFFLFFTFWWIIPGILLTAGGIMAMKDNRKEIS, from the coding sequence ATGAACACAAAAGTTGAAACAGCATTGGGAGTTATCGGGGGTTCTCTGGGAGTCCTTGCGTCAGCCTTCATCTTTTATATCGTGCTGGCTGGTATCTGGCCAGGCGGAGGTTCCATAACATATGCGTCTCCAGAGGACTTCGGATTTATGGTGGTTTTTGGAATAGTTACACTGATAGTAGGTTTGGTGGGAATTGCCGGAGGAATTATTGCTAAATCAGACATGAAAAAAGGTGGCAAATTAATGCTGATATCCGGCATACTCGGATTCTTTTTATTCTTCACTTTTTGGTGGATCATACCAGGAATACTGCTCACTGCCGGGGGGATCATGGCAATGAAAGATAACAGGAAGGAAATATCATGA
- a CDS encoding PLDc N-terminal domain-containing protein, translated as MSKSDSEWIVAGLIVFFAIIVFAYHIGQLLWGIFLIALVFWFFMLADCLRRGTDSFPGKGEYDKLIWSAALIFLNFIGAILYYYLVRIQDNRGEIS; from the coding sequence ATGAGTAAAAGTGATTCAGAATGGATAGTTGCCGGACTTATTGTATTCTTTGCGATAATTGTTTTTGCATATCACATAGGCCAACTGCTATGGGGAATATTCCTAATAGCTCTTGTTTTCTGGTTTTTCATGTTGGCTGACTGTCTGCGAAGAGGGACAGATAGTTTCCCCGGCAAAGGAGAGTATGACAAATTGATCTGGTCGGCTGCCTTAATTTTCCTGAATTTCATAGGTGCGATATTGTATTACTATCTGGTAAGAATTCAGGACAACAGGGGCGAAATATCATGA
- a CDS encoding DUF1673 family protein, translated as MTINVAETIRKFMGWCPNTTMGKSKSSQQIDFANTSLKPSGIMNKRNSERTIVGLIPFFAILVFTYHIGQLLWGIILVALVFWLFMLADCLQRSTDRFPGKGEYDKVIWSIALIFLNFIGAVLYYCLVRIQDNRTKIS; from the coding sequence ATGACAATAAATGTAGCAGAAACTATACGGAAATTCATGGGATGGTGTCCCAATACAACTATGGGAAAATCAAAATCATCTCAGCAGATTGATTTTGCAAACACTTCACTGAAACCTTCAGGAATAATGAATAAAAGAAACTCAGAACGGACTATCGTTGGACTTATACCATTTTTCGCGATACTCGTTTTCACATATCACATCGGGCAACTATTATGGGGAATCATCCTAGTAGCCCTTGTTTTCTGGCTTTTCATGTTAGCCGACTGTCTGCAAAGAAGCACAGATCGTTTTCCCGGTAAAGGCGAATATGATAAAGTGATCTGGTCGATTGCCTTAATTTTCCTGAATTTCATAGGTGCAGTGTTGTATTACTGTCTGGTAAGGATTCAGGACAACCGGACCAAGATCTCATGA
- a CDS encoding DUF1673 family protein has protein sequence MTINVAETIRKVMGWCPNRTSTRIKSHQNLDFVNNSLEPSGRTNVKLVQSGNVIFPANTSLFFIIIVSVFNMVLFFVRGQDSTIFIPTIVAMCLLFYLLVTKIFHSNVLIDENGIHLQSFEMKSITLKYREITSVTLNKRTRSTVLITLLLVIPLTVIVSLAAYSATIRGEWQMIISIVSLVPVYLLAKHKLDRKYHDMATQLSIQYENKNRYTRWYESMSYYSIVTDEMTASRIQAAIEHYRGVQ, from the coding sequence ATGACAATAAATGTGGCAGAGACTATACGGAAAGTCATGGGTTGGTGTCCGAATAGAACATCAACGAGAATAAAATCACATCAGAATCTTGATTTTGTAAATAATTCACTCGAACCTTCAGGAAGAACAAACGTTAAACTTGTTCAATCTGGAAATGTCATATTCCCTGCAAATACTTCCCTGTTTTTCATCATCATTGTATCCGTTTTTAATATGGTCCTGTTTTTTGTAAGGGGCCAGGATTCTACCATCTTTATTCCCACCATTGTTGCAATGTGCCTCTTATTTTACTTACTAGTAACAAAAATATTTCATTCAAACGTTTTAATTGATGAGAATGGGATCCATCTACAGTCTTTTGAGATGAAGTCTATTACACTAAAGTACAGAGAAATAACATCCGTCACATTAAATAAGCGAACTAGATCTACAGTTCTGATAACTCTACTACTCGTAATACCACTAACAGTTATTGTCTCATTAGCTGCTTATTCAGCAACAATACGCGGAGAGTGGCAAATGATCATATCTATTGTCTCGTTAGTGCCAGTATACCTGCTTGCAAAACATAAACTCGATAGGAAATATCATGATATGGCTACACAATTATCCATCCAATATGAAAATAAAAACCGGTATACAAGATGGTATGAATCTATGTCTTATTATTCGATTGTAACTGATGAGATGACAGCATCCAGAATTCAAGCTGCGATTGAACATTACAGGGGTGTACAGTAA
- a CDS encoding DUF1673 family protein, with translation MVSFESVKRMMGWCPNAPSTKLRSHPALDFVNKSLEPSGRSNTKSFRSANVTFPTNSSLYTAFLIIGFSILLHLPSRLDLLNYLIILSVAYILCYFIVARSFQASILVNDSGVHLSSIGLKNITLNHSEIGTIISNKLAQYSKKTLLMLKCIAFVIVFALVTHMVMLGEWRTILSMVPLLPLSLFAYQKQKKDYYNLDTQLYIEYKNKKWYRLSPYYSLITDEATASEIQDAIEHYGKTP, from the coding sequence ATGGTATCCTTTGAAAGTGTCAAAAGAATGATGGGATGGTGTCCAAATGCACCTTCAACGAAATTGAGATCACATCCGGCTCTTGATTTTGTGAATAAATCACTCGAACCTTCCGGCAGATCAAATACTAAATCTTTCCGATCTGCTAACGTAACATTTCCAACCAATAGCAGCTTGTATACTGCTTTCCTAATAATAGGATTTAGTATATTGCTTCATCTTCCTTCACGTCTTGATCTTTTGAATTATTTAATAATTCTGTCAGTGGCATATATTTTATGCTATTTCATTGTAGCCAGGAGCTTTCAGGCAAGCATTTTGGTCAATGATTCTGGTGTGCATTTAAGTTCCATCGGGCTGAAAAATATTACATTAAACCACAGTGAGATCGGGACCATCATTTCTAACAAGCTTGCACAGTACTCAAAGAAAACACTCCTGATGTTGAAATGCATAGCTTTTGTAATCGTTTTTGCATTAGTTACACATATGGTTATGCTGGGAGAATGGCGAACAATCCTATCAATGGTCCCACTATTGCCATTATCCCTGTTTGCATATCAAAAACAGAAAAAAGATTACTACAATTTGGACACACAATTGTACATCGAATACAAAAATAAGAAATGGTATAGATTGAGTCCTTATTATTCACTTATAACTGATGAGGCGACAGCATCCGAAATACAGGATGCTATTGAGCATTACGGGAAGACGCCGTAA
- a CDS encoding cupin domain-containing protein, with protein MKKITGVFIIILLISTLGMGCVGSTEGTDISEQDDLIIVEEQSELYSQKQERIALVNAAIDLIGEKGELAFPEFRQKDSQWYHNNSYITVWKTEGIRVVFPPKVSGEGGSVLDLEDYNGEPLGMIIIDTALSEEGEGWVNYYWPKPGETVPSKKSTFVKRTTIDNQTYLVHSGFYVNDYIYTNDVEDLEHFSRFGDVFIGNLLHPATVNKELEVNYSIAHVIIKPGKSIEPHMMNNPEVYYVLEGEGVLYIEDVPFELSKGKLVHIPANSKQYTENAGDVDLEFFAINQPVWSEENEEMVE; from the coding sequence ATGAAAAAAATAACAGGCGTTTTTATTATTATTTTACTTATATCAACCCTTGGAATGGGTTGTGTCGGATCAACAGAAGGTACAGACATTAGTGAACAGGATGATCTAATTATCGTAGAAGAGCAGAGTGAGCTATATTCCCAGAAACAGGAAAGAATAGCCCTAGTCAATGCCGCTATCGACCTGATAGGTGAAAAAGGAGAGCTTGCATTTCCTGAATTCAGGCAAAAGGACAGCCAGTGGTACCATAATAATTCCTACATCACCGTCTGGAAGACTGAAGGAATACGTGTTGTTTTCCCTCCTAAGGTAAGTGGGGAAGGTGGGAGCGTGCTAGATCTTGAAGACTACAACGGTGAGCCGTTGGGTATGATTATCATTGACACCGCTTTAAGCGAAGAGGGAGAGGGATGGGTCAATTATTACTGGCCAAAACCAGGTGAGACTGTCCCTTCCAAGAAGTCCACTTTCGTCAAGAGAACTACGATCGATAATCAGACATACCTTGTGCATTCCGGATTCTACGTTAATGATTATATCTATACCAATGATGTTGAGGATCTGGAACATTTCAGCCGATTTGGAGACGTTTTTATTGGAAATTTGCTCCACCCGGCAACAGTTAATAAAGAACTGGAAGTCAATTACAGTATTGCCCATGTTATTATCAAACCGGGGAAATCCATTGAACCTCACATGATGAATAATCCGGAAGTATATTATGTACTTGAAGGCGAAGGGGTCCTCTACATAGAGGATGTACCATTTGAGCTGAGCAAAGGAAAGCTTGTTCACATACCTGCAAACTCAAAGCAATACACGGAGAATGCCGGGGATGTTGACCTTGAGTTCTTTGCTATAAATCAGCCTGTCTGGTCAGAAGAGAACGAGGAAATGGTGGAGTGA
- a CDS encoding symporter small accessory protein: MLGIDDPQIWLAYVLCIVSALGCMVYGILKWNEEEDEEC, encoded by the coding sequence ATGTTAGGTATCGATGATCCTCAAATATGGTTAGCATATGTCCTGTGTATTGTAAGTGCACTGGGATGTATGGTATATGGAATTTTAAAGTGGAACGAAGAAGAGGACGAGGAGTGCTAA
- a CDS encoding sodium:solute symporter, with protein sequence MAVSTSTLGIFVLIYMLAVFYCGWLAYRRTKEVDDYMLAGRNVNPYILALSYGAAFISTAAIIGFGGVTGTLGLGTLWLVFMNIFVGIFIAFVVFGARTRRIGVNLNAVTFPELLGRRFQSRFIQGYSGALIAVFMPLYAGIVLIGGARFMETALSVDYDIAVLILTVIVAAYVITGGLLAVMYTDALQGTLMLGGMAVLLALTYAKLGGIVEAHQALTDLAPLVPESLAAGGHQGWTAMPVFGSPIWWTMVSTIILGVGIGVLAQPQLAVRFMTVDSKKSLNRAVFAGGPFILMMAGVAYIVGGLSNVYFFNTTGMLAIEVAKGNMDVIMPEYINSAMPEMFVIVFMITLLAAAMSTLSSQFHTMGTAIGHDFYREFLMKGNARKTVDVTKIGISVAILISVILAYILPISIIARATAIFFGLCAAAFLPTYMGALFWKRMTKEGAIASLVVGTFSSLFWLTFVHAKEAAPLGICQALFGTETLLTGTWTVIDPILVATPLAMLVAVGVSLVTTPPAVDHLDKCYGTKN encoded by the coding sequence ATGGCGGTCAGTACTTCAACCCTGGGAATATTTGTCCTGATCTATATGCTCGCCGTGTTCTATTGCGGCTGGCTTGCATACAGGAGAACTAAAGAGGTCGACGACTACATGCTCGCCGGAAGGAACGTCAATCCTTACATTCTCGCACTTTCCTATGGTGCAGCCTTTATCAGTACAGCTGCGATCATCGGTTTTGGCGGTGTGACAGGAACGCTTGGCCTTGGAACCCTCTGGCTCGTGTTCATGAATATCTTTGTGGGTATATTCATTGCATTCGTCGTTTTCGGTGCAAGGACAAGAAGGATCGGTGTGAACCTCAATGCTGTTACATTCCCTGAACTTCTGGGAAGACGTTTCCAGTCACGTTTCATTCAGGGTTATTCCGGCGCCCTTATCGCTGTGTTCATGCCTCTTTATGCAGGAATTGTCCTCATCGGTGGTGCGAGATTCATGGAAACCGCACTTTCTGTTGACTATGATATTGCCGTCCTTATCCTGACAGTTATTGTTGCTGCTTATGTTATCACAGGCGGATTGCTTGCGGTCATGTACACCGATGCACTTCAGGGAACCCTTATGCTCGGTGGTATGGCAGTTCTTCTCGCACTTACCTATGCAAAGCTTGGTGGTATCGTTGAAGCTCATCAGGCACTCACGGATCTTGCACCTCTTGTACCTGAATCACTGGCAGCCGGTGGTCATCAGGGCTGGACAGCAATGCCGGTATTTGGTTCACCCATCTGGTGGACAATGGTGTCAACCATCATCCTTGGTGTTGGTATCGGTGTACTTGCACAGCCACAGCTTGCGGTCAGGTTCATGACCGTTGACAGTAAGAAATCCCTTAACAGGGCAGTCTTCGCTGGTGGTCCTTTCATCCTCATGATGGCAGGAGTCGCATACATCGTAGGTGGACTTTCCAACGTTTACTTCTTTAATACTACCGGAATGCTTGCTATTGAAGTTGCAAAAGGAAACATGGACGTTATCATGCCTGAATACATCAACAGTGCAATGCCTGAGATGTTCGTCATCGTCTTCATGATAACCTTACTTGCAGCTGCAATGTCAACCCTGAGCTCACAGTTCCACACAATGGGAACAGCTATCGGACACGACTTCTATCGCGAGTTCCTGATGAAGGGTAATGCAAGAAAGACCGTTGACGTTACAAAGATCGGTATCTCAGTTGCCATCCTGATCAGTGTCATTCTTGCATACATTCTGCCGATCAGCATCATTGCAAGGGCTACTGCGATATTCTTCGGGCTTTGTGCAGCAGCTTTCCTCCCAACATACATGGGTGCACTCTTCTGGAAGAGAATGACAAAGGAAGGTGCAATTGCAAGCCTTGTTGTTGGTACTTTTAGCAGCCTTTTCTGGCTCACTTTCGTCCATGCAAAGGAAGCAGCCCCTCTTGGTATCTGCCAGGCTCTCTTTGGCACAGAGACATTGCTCACAGGAACATGGACAGTTATCGATCCTATCCTTGTAGCAACCCCACTCGCAATGTTGGTTGCAGTTGGTGTAAGTCTTGTTACGACCCCACCAGCAGTGGATCACCTTGACAAGTGCTACGGAACTAAAAATTGA